From Paenibacillus sp. PK3_47, the proteins below share one genomic window:
- the mnhG gene encoding monovalent cation/H(+) antiporter subunit G, with protein MTGELFSSILVVIGAVFCGLSAFGLVRLPDVYLRSHAATKSATFGVLCLLGGGFLYFWFKDGTVSIKLLLAIVFVFMTSPVAGHLNGRAAYRSGVPLWENSIQDDLLARTEASQEKSEK; from the coding sequence ATGACAGGTGAATTGTTCAGCTCGATTCTGGTGGTGATTGGAGCTGTTTTCTGCGGACTCAGCGCCTTCGGTTTAGTGCGGCTGCCCGATGTGTATCTGCGTTCACATGCCGCTACCAAAAGTGCAACCTTCGGAGTCCTGTGTTTGCTGGGCGGCGGATTTCTGTACTTTTGGTTTAAGGATGGAACAGTCAGCATCAAGCTGCTGCTCGCCATTGTGTTCGTATTCATGACTTCGCCGGTGGCAGGCCATCTGAATGGCCGGGCTGCCTACCGTTCGGGAGTTCCTTTATGGGAAAATAGTATACAGGATGATCTGCTGGCCCGGACGGAAGCAAGTCAGGAAAAGTCTGAAAAATAA
- a CDS encoding oxidoreductase: protein MMKISTLEARASSRADFGPIGEGEKNTRFADLIIAGKSLNAMLIKYDMVPSLGWMSDEYQREMIDYFLLRKPHGTMWYRYPIMVCPWCGDEGCGFISVKIDKEEDVVIWKDFYLEPDMKKINIGPFYFEWDNYERVINSTFGVAGIQ from the coding sequence TTGATGAAAATAAGTACTCTGGAAGCAAGAGCCTCAAGCCGCGCTGATTTTGGGCCGATTGGTGAGGGAGAGAAAAACACCCGGTTCGCTGACCTGATCATAGCCGGGAAATCGCTTAATGCAATGCTTATAAAGTACGATATGGTTCCTTCTCTGGGCTGGATGAGTGATGAATATCAAAGAGAAATGATTGATTACTTTTTACTTAGAAAACCTCACGGAACCATGTGGTACAGGTATCCCATCATGGTATGCCCGTGGTGCGGTGATGAAGGATGCGGGTTCATTTCCGTAAAAATTGATAAAGAAGAGGATGTTGTTATTTGGAAGGACTTCTACCTTGAGCCTGATATGAAAAAGATAAATATTGGCCCGTTTTATTTTGAATGGGATAACTATGAAAGGGTAATCAATAGTACGTTTGGAGTTGCGGGTATACAGTAG
- a CDS encoding Type 1 glutamine amidotransferase-like domain-containing protein — MKLLLTSAGITNKSIHGALVNMLGKPMADANALCIPTAMYGHPWVGPGVKAWEFISGNSGNPMVDLGWKSVGVLELTALPSIHKDRWVPLVQETDVLLVAGGDALYLSHWMRQSGLADLLPSLQAVYVGMSAGSMVMAPNIGEFFVGWTPPAGGDEALGLVDFAIFPHVDHEMLPHNTMAAAERWAAGMRGPTYAIDDQTAVKVIDGAAEVVSEGNWRHFTP, encoded by the coding sequence ATGAAATTATTGCTAACATCTGCGGGCATTACGAACAAAAGCATACACGGCGCGCTAGTTAACATGCTGGGCAAGCCGATGGCTGATGCAAACGCCCTGTGCATTCCCACCGCGATGTACGGACACCCTTGGGTCGGGCCCGGCGTTAAAGCCTGGGAGTTCATCAGCGGGAATTCCGGGAATCCCATGGTTGACCTGGGCTGGAAGTCTGTTGGCGTGCTGGAGCTCACTGCGCTGCCAAGCATTCATAAAGACCGCTGGGTACCGCTGGTGCAGGAGACAGATGTCCTCCTGGTGGCGGGCGGCGACGCCCTCTACCTGAGCCACTGGATGCGGCAGTCCGGACTGGCAGACCTCTTGCCGTCGCTGCAGGCAGTTTATGTAGGAATGAGCGCCGGGAGCATGGTGATGGCACCTAACATCGGGGAATTCTTCGTTGGCTGGACTCCACCCGCCGGTGGTGATGAAGCACTGGGGCTGGTTGATTTTGCAATATTCCCGCATGTAGATCATGAGATGCTTCCTCATAACACCATGGCTGCTGCAGAAAGATGGGCCGCCGGAATGAGGGGACCAACATATGCGATTGATGATCAAACTGCGGTTAAAGTGATCGACGGCGCAGCTGAGGTGGTCTCCGAAGGAAACTGGAGGCATTTTACACCCTGA
- a CDS encoding Na+/H+ antiporter subunit E: protein MALQFLFNLLIAFLWMAVNNNSSGSSFLIGYLLGIAILLLFRKSKPQTQPFYLRRVWSVIKLLLIFIRELTVSNFVVIGHIVRPKLAIRPGIFAYETALTSAWEVTLLSCLICLTPGTLTLDVSKDGKTLYIHAIDIKDAEVMVSQIRGSFERVIMEVTR from the coding sequence ATGGCCTTACAATTCTTGTTCAACCTGTTGATTGCCTTTCTGTGGATGGCGGTGAATAACAATAGCTCCGGTTCCAGTTTCCTTATAGGGTATTTACTCGGTATAGCAATCTTGTTGTTATTTCGAAAATCCAAACCCCAGACACAGCCATTTTATTTAAGACGTGTATGGTCCGTCATAAAGCTGCTGCTGATCTTTATCCGTGAGTTGACGGTCTCGAATTTTGTAGTGATCGGCCATATTGTCCGTCCAAAGCTGGCCATCCGTCCCGGAATATTTGCCTATGAGACAGCGTTGACTTCTGCATGGGAAGTTACATTGTTGTCTTGTCTGATTTGCCTGACCCCGGGAACGCTGACTCTTGATGTGTCGAAGGATGGTAAGACCTTATATATTCATGCCATTGATATTAAAGATGCAGAGGTCATGGTCAGCCAAATCCGGGGCAGTTTTGAACGAGTTATTATGGAGGTGACGCGCTGA
- a CDS encoding Na(+)/H(+) antiporter subunit F1, translated as MVSTLLTTSLAILGVAMLACLFRLLKGPTRSDRVAALDTIGIHVLAIITVMGMLLDTQDFLEVILLIGILTFIGTTALARFIERGVVVEEGESTNDR; from the coding sequence ATGGTGTCAACACTGTTAACCACATCATTGGCTATTCTGGGTGTGGCCATGCTGGCGTGCCTATTCCGTCTTTTAAAGGGGCCGACACGGTCAGACCGGGTTGCTGCCCTCGATACGATAGGTATTCACGTACTCGCTATAATCACCGTTATGGGAATGCTGCTGGATACCCAGGATTTTCTGGAGGTTATTCTGCTGATCGGTATTCTGACGTTTATAGGAACAACCGCACTCGCGAGATTTATTGAACGGGGCGTTGTTGTGGAAGAAGGGGAGAGTACAAATGACAGGTGA